In Turicibacter sanguinis, a genomic segment contains:
- a CDS encoding tocopherol cyclase family protein: protein MKINPDLYHGQNQYTNFFEGWYFKIVDSTATYALAFIPGISRGKDPLDHHCFIQVVNLIDHSYQYFRYSTNEFYSNPRHLKINIGLNEFSLSKINVQLLNSEEEIKGVLFLSPRTKWPDTKFNPGSMGFYNHFSFMECYSQVCALDGTIEEGHLKVNGKLIDFSNGKYYIEKNWGKSFPKSWIWIQSNSFNDQRATLTCSLATIPFPLVKEFRGFIIGVTVDNNFYSFTSINKSSITLNVCDRDIILCATRKHLHLVVKTKTNPHDFVLCYGPKDGEMVPLVEETLLGEIEMTLLDTKRNIILYQGIGKACGIEYGGEQMNLVDQ from the coding sequence ATGAAAATAAATCCTGATTTATATCATGGCCAAAATCAATACACTAATTTTTTTGAGGGGTGGTATTTTAAAATTGTGGATAGTACGGCCACTTACGCCTTAGCATTTATTCCTGGAATTTCCCGGGGGAAAGATCCACTCGATCATCATTGTTTTATTCAAGTCGTCAACTTAATTGATCATAGTTATCAATATTTTCGTTATAGTACAAATGAATTCTACTCAAATCCACGTCATTTAAAGATCAACATTGGATTAAATGAATTCAGCCTTAGTAAAATTAATGTTCAACTTCTAAATTCTGAAGAAGAAATTAAGGGAGTCCTATTCCTTAGTCCTCGAACAAAATGGCCCGATACTAAATTTAATCCAGGAAGTATGGGTTTTTATAATCACTTTTCTTTTATGGAATGTTACAGTCAGGTTTGTGCTTTAGATGGAACGATTGAAGAAGGGCACCTTAAAGTGAATGGAAAATTAATCGATTTCAGTAATGGAAAATACTATATCGAAAAAAATTGGGGCAAAAGCTTTCCAAAATCGTGGATCTGGATTCAAAGTAACAGTTTCAATGATCAACGCGCTACTCTTACATGCTCTCTTGCTACCATCCCTTTCCCACTTGTAAAGGAATTTAGGGGCTTTATCATAGGTGTAACAGTTGATAATAATTTTTATTCTTTTACAAGCATAAACAAAAGCTCTATTACGTTAAATGTTTGCGATAGAGATATTATTTTATGTGCGACTCGGAAACATTTACACCTTGTTGTAAAAACTAAAACTAACCCGCATGATTTTGTTTTATGCTATGGTCCTAAAGACGGTGAAATGGTTCCTCTTGTTGAAGAAACTCTTTTAGGTGAAATTGAAATGACATTACTTGATACCAAACGCAATATTATCCTTTATCAAGGAATCGGCAAAGCCTGTGGTATTGAATATGGCGGGGAACAGATGAACCTTGTTGACCAATAA
- a CDS encoding IS3 family transposase — protein MAQDNPDQELEDLILTIFKENDENYGYRRITDELHHRGHQVNHKKVYRLMKKLGISCIKFSHKTRKYRSYKGKIGTIAKNRINRRFHTPYPYQKLTTDVTEFKT, from the coding sequence ATGGCACAAGATAATCCAGATCAAGAGCTTGAAGACCTCATTTTAACTATTTTTAAAGAAAATGATGAGAATTACGGTTATCGTCGAATCACAGATGAGCTTCATCATCGAGGTCATCAGGTTAACCATAAGAAAGTTTATCGCCTGATGAAAAAGCTAGGAATTAGTTGTATTAAGTTTAGCCATAAAACACGTAAATATCGCTCATATAAAGGGAAAATAGGAACTATCGCAAAGAATCGAATCAATCGTCGATTTCATACACCTTATCCTTATCAGAAACTCACAACAGATGTGACTGAATTTAAAACATAA
- a CDS encoding MarR family winged helix-turn-helix transcriptional regulator, translating to MDSNEVRDLAKLLSHVIRLQMVTVHKRMEEQGFCRSQPGIIHVLSKHDGMTQVELATKLNVTPATISAMLKRMERDQMIERRRSQEDQRVTHVYLTEHGKQQSDVVEKIFDEMNQKGFGNFTDEELKQAKNIFQKLIDNLGDISCQGRYKGC from the coding sequence ATGGATAGTAATGAAGTAAGAGATTTAGCAAAACTGTTATCTCATGTTATTCGTCTTCAAATGGTGACTGTACATAAGCGAATGGAAGAACAGGGTTTTTGTCGTTCACAGCCAGGAATTATTCATGTTTTAAGTAAACATGATGGAATGACACAAGTAGAGTTAGCAACTAAATTGAATGTAACGCCTGCTACTATTAGTGCGATGCTAAAACGTATGGAGCGAGATCAGATGATTGAGCGACGTCGTAGCCAAGAAGATCAAAGGGTAACACATGTTTATTTAACTGAGCATGGAAAACAACAATCAGATGTGGTTGAGAAAATTTTTGATGAGATGAATCAAAAAGGGTTTGGTAATTTTACTGATGAAGAGTTAAAGCAAGCTAAAAATATTTTCCAAAAGTTAATAGACAATTTGGGTGATATTTCATGTCAAGGGAGGTATAAAGGATGTTAA
- a CDS encoding YjiH family protein codes for MKKNTGNLGSCSSKNLGGVLKFVIPSLLGVFLFMTPISIGGEITIPVAVLSKWVQSTFADVLPMVLLLLVMITAVGTLVTKIFSPKFIIKNDFLNTLFNVTPVWFVIRMLATVFIVIALYEVGFAPIYSGDTGGLVLYDLLPILFSVFLFAGLFLPLLLNFGLLEFIGTLLSKIMRPVFNLPGRSAIDCIASWLGDGTIGVLLTSKQYEDGFYTKREAAVIGTTFSLVSITFSLVVIDTVGLSRMFLPFYFTVTVASLVAAIVLPKLPPLSKKPDIFFDGTPKEDDEVIPAGSSSFSHGLNQAIKKAKGQDLVKVVFVDGFKNVLDMWLAVIPIVMAVGTIALVVAEYTPLFKILGLPFYPVLWLLQVPEAMAASQTLVAGFADMLLPSILASGIESEMTRFVVAAVSVSQLIYLSEVGALLLASKIPVSLKELFIIFIQRTLITLPVIALIAHLIF; via the coding sequence ATGAAGAAGAATACTGGAAATCTTGGCTCGTGTAGCTCTAAAAATTTAGGAGGAGTTTTAAAGTTTGTGATTCCTTCGTTACTGGGTGTATTTTTATTTATGACACCTATTTCTATTGGTGGAGAGATTACGATTCCTGTTGCGGTTTTATCGAAGTGGGTTCAATCGACGTTTGCAGATGTATTACCGATGGTTTTATTATTATTAGTTATGATTACAGCGGTTGGAACATTAGTGACCAAGATTTTTTCACCGAAGTTTATTATTAAGAATGATTTTTTAAATACGTTGTTTAATGTAACACCTGTTTGGTTTGTTATTCGTATGTTAGCGACTGTATTTATTGTGATAGCTCTTTATGAGGTGGGATTTGCACCGATTTATTCAGGAGATACAGGCGGACTTGTTTTATATGATTTATTACCGATTTTATTTTCTGTCTTTTTATTTGCAGGGTTATTCTTGCCGTTATTATTGAATTTTGGATTGTTAGAGTTTATTGGAACGTTATTATCTAAAATCATGCGTCCTGTCTTTAATTTACCGGGGCGTTCTGCGATTGATTGTATTGCTTCCTGGCTTGGAGATGGGACGATTGGTGTTTTATTAACGAGTAAGCAGTATGAGGATGGTTTTTATACAAAGCGTGAAGCAGCTGTTATTGGAACAACATTCTCGTTAGTATCAATTACGTTTAGTTTAGTCGTTATTGATACGGTTGGACTGAGCCGTATGTTTTTACCTTTCTATTTTACGGTAACCGTGGCGAGTTTAGTGGCAGCCATTGTTTTACCCAAATTACCACCTTTATCGAAGAAGCCAGATATATTCTTTGATGGAACTCCAAAAGAAGATGATGAGGTTATTCCAGCGGGATCAAGTAGCTTTTCACATGGTTTAAACCAGGCTATTAAGAAGGCTAAGGGGCAGGATTTAGTTAAGGTTGTTTTTGTGGATGGATTTAAAAATGTTTTAGATATGTGGTTAGCAGTTATTCCAATTGTTATGGCGGTTGGAACGATTGCATTAGTGGTAGCAGAGTACACTCCATTATTTAAAATTTTAGGATTACCATTCTATCCAGTTTTATGGTTATTACAGGTTCCAGAGGCGATGGCAGCATCTCAAACGCTTGTAGCGGGATTTGCTGATATGTTATTACCATCGATTTTAGCTTCAGGGATTGAGAGCGAGATGACTCGATTTGTAGTCGCAGCTGTTTCTGTTTCACAGTTAATTTATTTATCTGAGGTTGGAGCATTGTTGTTAGCATCAAAAATTCCGGTAAGTTTAAAAGAATTATTTATTATTTTCATTCAACGTACGTTGATTACTTTACCTGTTATCGCATTAATTGCACATTTAATTTTTTAA
- a CDS encoding sensor histidine kinase produces MNYFESSQYASQVDDFLHWFYDIKIQLPQVSIPLDSIEVSKEEILDAKVNSNQYSNYLYNENTDEQISITSLSDEELKQLIQFSKYEKNQQLLQEYQNYNYSEKDAFYYQLTDTNGATYSNLPSDSVPTLNTIQIPYKGNNQDNFARVNNNSHNYGLTGTLYLPKASMGDSTILQSYQQYTNNKIFLVIGFTITMISLLPLYHYYKKIQSTSIQLPEQLKWIEAKYKTLPIEIKVILFIWTIILLQDYTVFGYWNIQYMFSHWLNTITKFASIFLLIYVFILQFKRLIYLLKNPSIIKKEWENGLYSTNIDDIRNLPIYRKVFTKVLMYTIFIGFWGIIIGTSIIDGFAFLLVGAISFVLALIVLLKIQRSCKTIQVINDSLDSMAQGKSTSHIHISGQGLIPDMAKNINIIREGFILSNQKQSNSERLKTELITNVSHDLRTPLTSILNYVDLAKRSDITAEERQEYLQIIDNKSKRLKVLIDDLFEASKMASGAVELYKEQVDLVALMHQSIAEYEDKFIEHQLILRSKTSAPQMYAYCDGRKMYRVFENLFGNIIKYAQSGTRVYLEMLYEGSEIVITLKNISNYELGFDIVELTERFKRGDSSRNTEGSGLGLAIVKSILDLHGATFELSQDGDLFKVTIKIKKL; encoded by the coding sequence TTGAATTATTTTGAATCTAGTCAATATGCTTCACAGGTCGATGACTTCTTACACTGGTTTTATGATATCAAAATTCAATTACCACAGGTTAGCATCCCATTAGATAGTATTGAAGTATCAAAAGAAGAGATACTAGATGCTAAAGTAAATTCGAATCAATATAGTAACTATTTATACAATGAAAATACAGATGAGCAAATATCAATCACTTCTCTTTCTGATGAAGAATTAAAACAATTAATCCAATTTTCTAAGTATGAAAAAAATCAACAGTTACTCCAAGAATATCAAAATTATAACTATTCGGAAAAAGACGCTTTTTATTATCAATTAACCGATACTAATGGGGCAACATATAGCAACCTACCAAGCGATAGTGTTCCTACATTAAACACTATTCAAATTCCTTACAAAGGAAATAACCAGGATAATTTTGCGCGTGTAAACAATAATTCTCATAACTATGGTCTAACTGGAACATTATATCTTCCTAAAGCATCTATGGGAGATTCTACAATTCTCCAAAGTTATCAACAATACACCAACAATAAAATATTCCTCGTTATTGGATTTACAATTACAATGATTTCATTACTTCCTTTATACCATTACTATAAGAAGATACAATCGACATCTATCCAACTACCCGAACAATTAAAGTGGATAGAAGCAAAATATAAAACTCTTCCCATTGAAATAAAAGTGATTTTATTTATTTGGACCATTATATTGTTACAAGATTATACTGTATTTGGTTATTGGAATATACAGTATATGTTTTCACACTGGTTAAATACAATCACTAAATTTGCATCTATTTTCCTATTAATTTATGTTTTTATCCTTCAATTTAAAAGATTAATCTATCTCCTTAAAAATCCATCTATCATAAAAAAGGAATGGGAGAATGGTCTTTACAGCACTAATATCGATGATATTAGAAATCTCCCTATCTATCGTAAAGTTTTTACAAAAGTTTTAATGTATACCATCTTTATCGGCTTTTGGGGAATAATAATTGGAACATCAATTATTGATGGATTTGCATTCCTACTAGTTGGAGCAATAAGTTTTGTTCTAGCACTCATTGTTTTACTTAAAATTCAAAGAAGTTGTAAAACAATTCAGGTCATCAACGATTCATTAGATTCTATGGCACAAGGGAAATCTACATCTCATATCCACATTTCTGGCCAAGGATTAATCCCAGATATGGCAAAAAACATCAATATTATACGAGAAGGATTTATTCTTTCTAATCAAAAACAATCGAATAGCGAACGACTAAAAACAGAACTCATAACAAATGTATCTCATGATTTAAGAACACCTTTAACAAGCATTTTAAATTATGTTGATTTAGCTAAACGTTCAGATATTACTGCTGAAGAAAGACAAGAATATTTACAAATAATTGATAATAAATCCAAGCGTCTTAAAGTTTTAATCGATGATTTATTTGAAGCTAGTAAGATGGCAAGTGGGGCTGTTGAATTATATAAAGAACAAGTTGATTTAGTTGCTCTAATGCATCAGTCTATTGCTGAATATGAAGATAAGTTTATTGAACATCAATTAATTTTGAGGAGTAAAACATCAGCTCCACAAATGTATGCCTACTGTGATGGAAGAAAGATGTATCGAGTATTTGAAAATTTATTTGGTAATATTATAAAATACGCTCAATCAGGGACTCGTGTTTATTTAGAAATGTTATATGAAGGATCAGAAATTGTCATAACTTTAAAAAATATATCGAATTATGAATTAGGATTTGATATAGTAGAGTTAACCGAACGATTTAAACGTGGAGATAGTTCTCGTAATACTGAAGGATCAGGACTAGGATTAGCAATTGTAAAATCAATTCTAGATTTACATGGTGCTACTTTTGAATTATCTCAGGACGGGGATTTATTTAAAGTTACAATTAAAATAAAAAAACTATAG
- a CDS encoding HD domain-containing phosphohydrolase, with protein sequence MLDLMKQYNDSIEKMIKILSLLVGICFVCMLFIFEISFSDEELKFFLILGCVSLLTGIGFMVSKIKKEVFDCMLFVMTGLFLGIVSGGAYSLIFMMVCLFITIIYGRRAGLLSSFLCSGILLFLETNYFGSISLLMVSYFVGGWRDYFYQSRDFLTGVLSESCFDEVLESFISNNRMFSLIFVRMDDEGYPQVEKKIARILNSQFTFRYGLNGFMVILPDADKGKSVQWLEERIYEIKEVELKSGIVYYPEDGVNLVKKVEDIVNSEECLHRYAWMMRHMNGIDSDVVTAIKMLMGFLRVWDSYTYGHVMRVVEYSQCLGRELGISDDEESLLVCGAYLHDIGKLDMDQFILNKRMPLAENEWLRLKSHVEQGVELIQLFEELAPFKMFIRHHHERFDGRGYPSRLEGDEIPFLVRILAVADSFDAMTSKRSYNHPMSYKEGITELRRCSGAQFDPVVVEAFANVIEREYSFGN encoded by the coding sequence ATGTTAGATTTGATGAAACAATATAATGATAGTATAGAGAAGATGATTAAAATCCTAAGTTTATTAGTAGGAATCTGTTTTGTTTGTATGCTATTTATTTTTGAAATTAGCTTTTCTGATGAGGAATTGAAGTTTTTTTTAATTCTTGGTTGTGTTTCGCTTTTAACAGGGATTGGGTTTATGGTTAGTAAGATTAAAAAAGAAGTTTTTGATTGTATGTTGTTTGTGATGACGGGACTGTTTTTAGGAATAGTTAGTGGAGGTGCATATTCACTGATTTTTATGATGGTTTGTTTGTTTATTACAATTATTTATGGACGTCGTGCTGGATTATTAAGTAGTTTTTTATGTTCAGGTATTCTTTTGTTTTTAGAAACTAATTATTTTGGGAGCATTAGTTTGTTGATGGTGAGTTATTTTGTAGGGGGATGGCGTGATTATTTTTATCAATCTCGTGATTTTTTAACAGGTGTGCTGAGTGAATCTTGTTTTGATGAGGTGTTAGAAAGTTTTATTTCTAATAATCGGATGTTTTCATTGATTTTTGTTAGGATGGATGATGAGGGTTATCCACAGGTAGAAAAGAAGATAGCACGCATATTAAATAGTCAGTTTACGTTTAGATATGGATTGAATGGATTTATGGTTATTTTGCCGGATGCAGATAAGGGAAAATCGGTGCAATGGCTTGAGGAAAGAATTTATGAAATCAAAGAGGTTGAGTTAAAGAGTGGGATTGTGTACTACCCTGAGGATGGGGTGAATTTAGTTAAGAAGGTTGAGGATATTGTAAATAGTGAGGAATGTTTACATCGGTATGCATGGATGATGAGACATATGAATGGGATAGATAGTGATGTGGTGACGGCGATTAAGATGTTGATGGGATTTTTGCGTGTTTGGGATAGTTATACGTATGGTCATGTGATGCGGGTTGTTGAGTATAGTCAATGTCTTGGACGTGAGCTTGGAATCAGTGATGATGAGGAAAGTCTTTTAGTTTGTGGGGCTTACTTACATGATATTGGGAAGCTTGATATGGATCAGTTTATTTTGAATAAGCGAATGCCACTTGCAGAGAATGAGTGGCTAAGATTGAAGTCTCATGTTGAACAGGGGGTAGAACTGATTCAGTTATTTGAGGAGTTAGCTCCGTTTAAGATGTTTATTAGACATCATCATGAACGTTTTGATGGACGTGGATATCCTTCTCGTTTAGAAGGGGATGAAATTCCATTTTTGGTTCGAATTTTAGCAGTAGCGGATAGTTTTGATGCGATGACTTCAAAGCGATCTTATAATCACCCAATGAGTTATAAGGAGGGAATAACTGAACTGCGTCGATGTAGTGGAGCTCAGTTTGATCCAGTGGTTGTTGAAGCTTTTGCGAATGTGATTGAAAGGGAATATTCTTTTGGGAATTGA
- a CDS encoding M15 family metallopeptidase has translation MAKKNVVIKRKKKKLILIRLSIISLILLTSIIYVATILNKPHFTTQAQTIEYLNDSLIVSNLETRSIPNRFSTEQREYLDSFNLPDETLEQLTSSPKFNIDSMQTYANILKSNRNYSVQYALNYVLYPNVKTNFYKDTVEVAHPDNLLVLVNKNYRLPSDYIPSDLVYLNVPLYRPDTNNEANYLRKVAADALSSLFSAANQEKGYALIARSGYRSYKTQVNLYNNYVSTNGQQYADSYSARAGHSEHQTGLTIDITAKSVNEGLSQTFGQSKEGAWVAENAHRFGFIIRYPQGRTAETGYEYEPWHLRYVGVDAATYIYENNLILEDYLLEKGDIGSL, from the coding sequence ATGGCTAAAAAAAACGTCGTAATCAAACGAAAAAAAAAGAAATTAATACTAATTCGATTATCAATCATTAGTCTAATTTTACTTACATCAATTATTTATGTTGCTACCATCTTAAATAAACCTCATTTTACTACTCAAGCTCAAACAATAGAATACCTTAATGATAGTTTGATTGTTAGCAACTTAGAAACTAGATCTATACCTAATAGATTTTCGACTGAGCAACGTGAGTATTTAGACTCTTTTAATTTACCTGATGAAACGTTGGAACAGCTTACATCTTCTCCAAAATTTAATATCGATTCTATGCAAACTTATGCAAATATTTTAAAAAGTAATCGTAATTATTCAGTACAATATGCATTAAACTATGTCCTTTATCCAAATGTAAAAACAAACTTCTATAAAGACACTGTAGAAGTAGCACATCCAGATAATTTATTAGTTTTAGTTAATAAAAACTATCGATTACCTTCAGATTACATTCCAAGTGATTTAGTATATCTCAATGTTCCTTTATATCGACCAGATACAAATAATGAGGCTAACTACTTAAGAAAAGTAGCTGCAGACGCTCTTTCATCACTATTTAGTGCGGCTAATCAAGAAAAAGGATATGCATTAATTGCACGTAGTGGCTATCGCTCATATAAAACCCAAGTTAATTTATATAATAATTATGTGTCCACTAATGGTCAACAATATGCAGATTCTTATAGTGCACGCGCAGGTCATAGTGAACACCAAACTGGTCTAACAATTGATATAACGGCAAAATCAGTAAATGAAGGTTTATCTCAGACTTTTGGTCAATCAAAAGAAGGTGCATGGGTAGCAGAAAACGCTCATAGATTTGGATTCATTATACGTTATCCACAAGGGAGAACAGCAGAAACAGGATATGAATACGAACCTTGGCATTTAAGATATGTCGGTGTGGATGCAGCTACATATATCTATGAGAATAATTTAATTTTAGAAGATTACCTATTAGAAAAAGGAGACATAGGCTCTTTATAA
- a CDS encoding GNAT family N-acetyltransferase, whose translation MTLKFDEVFSIMKKSFPQEEMRNYEGQKALLERDDYFIKTYMHEDEVAGFCAYYKFDNFIYIEHLACNPEVRGLGIGTKLVQQVIAEDENLVVILEVEPPVDELTKRRVRFYEKLGFKLNPHYHFQPSLNEGMDGLELKIMSSNTELSEEAQIKFRRVLNEKVYGVDKDLYI comes from the coding sequence ATGACTTTAAAATTTGATGAAGTTTTCTCCATTATGAAAAAATCATTTCCACAAGAGGAAATGAGAAATTACGAAGGACAAAAAGCTTTATTAGAGCGTGATGATTATTTTATTAAAACTTACATGCATGAAGATGAAGTTGCTGGTTTTTGTGCTTATTATAAGTTTGATAATTTTATTTATATTGAACATTTAGCATGTAATCCAGAGGTTCGAGGACTAGGAATTGGAACGAAACTAGTTCAACAGGTTATAGCTGAAGATGAAAATCTAGTGGTTATTCTAGAAGTTGAACCGCCTGTTGATGAACTGACAAAAAGACGTGTTAGATTCTATGAAAAATTAGGATTTAAATTAAATCCACATTATCATTTTCAACCATCTTTAAATGAAGGGATGGATGGGTTAGAATTAAAGATTATGTCTTCAAATACTGAATTATCAGAAGAGGCGCAAATTAAATTTAGAAGAGTTTTAAATGAAAAGGTGTATGGGGTAGATAAAGATTTATATATTTAA
- a CDS encoding response regulator transcription factor, with the protein MKDSRVLVVDDEREIREAIRIYLRGEGIETIMASNGEEALDLMKTNEIHLILMDVMMPKMDGIVTTSLIREFSNVPIIMLTAKSEDTDKIMGLSLGADDYITKPFNPMELVARVKSQLRRYLMLGAKSSNQQTTDEDTIEINGLRINLSTKQTFVDDIEVRLTPTEFKILSLLMRNKGRVFSINDIYERVWDEPGYNAENTVAVHIRKIREKIEINPKEPRYLKVVWGVGYKIES; encoded by the coding sequence ATGAAAGATTCTCGTGTCTTAGTTGTTGATGATGAACGTGAAATTCGCGAAGCTATTCGTATTTATTTACGTGGTGAAGGAATTGAAACAATCATGGCCTCTAACGGTGAAGAAGCACTAGATTTAATGAAGACCAATGAGATTCACTTAATTTTAATGGATGTTATGATGCCGAAAATGGATGGAATTGTTACCACTAGTCTAATTCGTGAATTCTCCAACGTCCCAATTATTATGTTAACTGCAAAATCAGAAGATACAGATAAAATTATGGGGCTTTCACTTGGAGCTGATGACTACATTACAAAACCATTTAATCCGATGGAACTTGTGGCTCGAGTTAAAAGCCAATTACGACGTTATTTAATGTTAGGGGCTAAGTCATCTAATCAACAAACAACTGACGAAGACACTATCGAAATTAATGGGCTTCGTATTAATTTATCAACTAAACAAACATTTGTTGATGATATAGAAGTAAGATTAACCCCTACCGAATTTAAAATTCTTAGCTTATTAATGAGAAATAAAGGACGTGTATTCTCAATTAACGATATTTATGAACGAGTATGGGATGAACCAGGATACAATGCAGAAAATACAGTTGCTGTTCATATTAGAAAAATACGTGAAAAAATCGAAATTAATCCTAAAGAACCCAGATACCTTAAAGTAGTATGGGGTGTTGGATATAAAATCGAATCTTAG
- a CDS encoding ABC transporter ATP-binding protein, whose protein sequence is MLKLFKGLKPYWLMVVGVLILVFISTMTDLALPDLMSDIVDTGIVQGDVSYILGRGGVMLAVALLGTVCIICSSYLSSRIGIGFSRDLRKKVFEKVESFSLTEVNTVGTASLITRTTNDINQVQQVTIMMMRMMLSAPLMIVGALIMALRKDVGLSTIILVVIPIIVVVIGVIAKFTMPMFEKMQKRIDKLNLVVRENLTGIRVVRVFNKVDFEQKRFNQASSDLSRVATTANRLMGSLMPLMMLILNISIVAVLWFGGIRINEGSFQVGDLMAFIQYLTQVLFSMLMLTMMFVLIPRAQASAVRINEVLEMESPIQNPANGAQPSLKGVVEFKNVAFGYEGAEEHAISNISFKANPGEITAIIGGTGSGKSTLLNMIPRFYDAAEGEVLVDGVNVREMNQALLRSKIGYVPQKAILFTGTIRDNIRYGKEDATDEEIKHALDIAQATDFVSKMPDGLESPIAQGGTNVSGGQKQRLSIARAIVRKPEIYLFDDSFSALDFKTDAQLRAALKAETKEATVIIVAQRVSTVMDADRILVMDEGRIAGCGIHEELLATNEIYQQIVESQLKQGEEE, encoded by the coding sequence ATGTTAAAATTATTTAAAGGTTTAAAGCCTTATTGGTTAATGGTTGTTGGAGTATTAATTTTAGTATTTATTTCAACTATGACTGACCTTGCATTGCCAGATTTAATGTCTGACATTGTCGATACTGGGATTGTTCAAGGGGATGTTTCGTACATTTTAGGACGCGGAGGAGTAATGCTTGCTGTTGCTCTTTTAGGAACAGTCTGTATTATTTGTAGTAGTTATCTTTCTTCGCGAATTGGGATAGGATTTAGTCGTGATTTAAGAAAGAAAGTATTTGAAAAAGTTGAATCTTTTTCACTGACTGAGGTCAATACTGTCGGAACGGCATCGTTAATTACAAGAACAACAAATGATATCAATCAAGTTCAACAGGTTACCATTATGATGATGCGTATGATGTTAAGTGCTCCGTTAATGATTGTTGGAGCATTGATTATGGCGCTTCGTAAGGATGTTGGGTTATCAACGATTATTTTAGTGGTTATTCCAATTATCGTTGTTGTTATTGGTGTTATTGCCAAGTTTACAATGCCAATGTTTGAAAAAATGCAAAAACGTATTGATAAGTTAAATCTTGTTGTTCGTGAAAATTTAACAGGGATCCGTGTAGTACGCGTATTCAATAAAGTTGATTTTGAACAAAAAAGATTTAATCAAGCAAGTTCAGATTTATCACGTGTTGCAACGACAGCTAATCGTTTAATGGGATCTTTAATGCCATTAATGATGTTAATTTTAAATATATCAATTGTTGCTGTTCTTTGGTTTGGTGGAATTCGTATTAACGAAGGAAGTTTCCAAGTCGGTGATTTAATGGCGTTTATTCAATATTTGACTCAAGTTCTATTTTCAATGTTAATGTTGACGATGATGTTTGTGTTAATCCCACGTGCTCAAGCATCGGCTGTACGTATTAACGAAGTATTAGAGATGGAATCTCCAATTCAAAATCCAGCTAATGGAGCACAACCTTCATTAAAGGGTGTTGTAGAGTTTAAAAATGTTGCGTTTGGATATGAAGGAGCAGAAGAACATGCGATTTCTAACATTTCATTTAAAGCTAATCCAGGTGAAATAACGGCGATTATTGGTGGAACGGGATCAGGTAAGTCAACTTTATTGAATATGATTCCTCGCTTCTATGATGCGGCTGAAGGAGAAGTTTTAGTAGACGGAGTCAATGTTCGAGAGATGAATCAAGCTTTATTACGTTCAAAAATCGGTTATGTTCCACAAAAGGCTATTTTATTTACAGGAACGATTCGAGATAATATTCGATATGGTAAAGAAGATGCGACTGATGAAGAAATTAAGCATGCTTTAGATATTGCCCAAGCAACAGACTTCGTTTCTAAAATGCCAGACGGATTAGAATCACCGATTGCTCAAGGTGGGACAAATGTTTCTGGTGGGCAAAAACAACGTTTATCAATTGCTCGCGCTATTGTTCGTAAGCCAGAAATTTATTTATTCGATGATAGTTTTTCAGCATTAGACTTTAAAACAGATGCACAGTTACGTGCAGCATTAAAGGCAGAGACAAAAGAGGCGACAGTGATTATTGTTGCTCAACGTGTAAGTACTGTTATGGATGCCGATCGTATCTTAGTTATGGATGAAGGACGCATTGCAGGATGCGGAATACACGAAGAACTTTTAGCAACAAATGAAATTTACCAACAGATTGTTGAATCACAACTTAAACAAGGAGAGGAGGAATAA